ATTCCATCGTTGACATAGTCGGGGCTGCCTCCTGTCTTCACCTCGCGGGGATTGACCGGATGTACGTGTCGACTCTCTCTCTTGGAAAGGGCGGCACGAACGCACAACACGGGCTTATCCCACTTCCCGCCCCGGCCACCTCAGTTCTTCTTCTTGGCCACAGCGTTCGGATGATCGACATAGAGGCGGAGCTTGTCACGCCGACCGGCGCCGCGATCGTGAGTTCTCTTGGAGAGCAAGGCGACGTCCCCGTGCCTTTTAGACTCGAGTGCATCGGATGCGGAGCCGGTTCAAACGAGTTTGAAAGTCTGCCCAACGTGCTCAGGGTCTTTGTCGGAAGCTGCGAGGGCCTCTCGTTTGAGAGAGGATTCGTTCAAGTGCTTGAGACCACGATCGACGACATGAACCCTCAGCTCTACGAGTTCCTCAGGGAGAGACTCCTGGAACTGGGTGCCCTCGACGTTTTTCTCACGGCGGTCCACATGAAGAAGGGTCGGCCCGGCGTGCTCGTCACCGTTCTGTGCGAGCCGGGTCTTTCCACGAAGTTGGGCGAGGAAATCCTCCGGCAGACCACGACGCTCGGGCTGCGCCTCTCCACGCAGACGAGGATGGAGCTTGCGAGAGACGTCGAAGAGGTCTCCACCGCCTACGGCACGATTCGCATGAAAGTCCCGGCCGCGTATCCTGACAGGGCTTCCCCCGAGTACGACGACTGCTACAGGGCCGCCAGGACGCACGGCGTGCCGCTCATCGCAGTTCACGAAGCTGCAAAGACGGCGTGGAGCAGGAGATCTCCGGCTTGACCCGATGAGGGCGTCCAGATGATTGCGAACCGGTAATCGCGAATCGATGATAGTGAAGCGATGATAGAGCTTTCTGCGGTTTCTTATGCTTACCCGGGCCAGCCGTCCACGGCCTTGCGCGAAGTAAGTCTCACTGTGAGACAAGGTGAGACTCTTTGCGTCATAGGCAGGAACGCGAGCGGCAAGAGCACGCTCTGCAGGATCGCGGCAGGCATCCTCAAGGCCGGCGCCGGGTTCGTGAGGATTGACGGACTTCCCGCAGGCGAGGAAGGCACACGGCTGGAAATCAGAAGGCGAGTCGGCTTCCTCCAGCAAGACCCAGAGAGTCAATTCGTCTCGGTGACCGTGGAGAGGGAAATAGCCTCCGGCCCCGAAAACCTTGGCCTTTCGGTAGCGGAGACACGAACAATTGTCGAGGAGCTTCTCAGTTTTTTTGGTCTCACCGAGTTGAGAAAACGTCCTCCACACGCGCTTTCGGGCGGACAAATGCAAAAGGTGCTCCTTGCGTCTCTTCTTGCGATGAGACCAAAACACCTCATACTGGACGAACCAACCTCGTACCTGGATCCCTTGGAAAGAATCTGTGTGGCGAAGGAACTGAAACGCGTCTCTGACGTAACGGGTACGTCAGTCGTTTGGGTGACACAGTTTCTCCGCGAGGCACTCGCCTCGCCAAGGGTGATCGCCATAGAGCGTGGCGGTGTCTGCTTTGATGGGTCTCCTTCGCAGTTTGTAGGTCGGCGTGACGTACACGCTACGCTGGGCATAAGGAACCTGGAAAGGTTCCTGCCGTCCGCCTCGCCCCCACCGTGGGTCGATTCCTCGCGAGTGCGCGCCACGCCACCCGTGCCGGGAGACGTGGATGCACAGTAGGGACTCTTGATGAAACTCGTAATGGACAACGTTCAATTCAGCTACGACAGAGGCTCCCCCGCAGAAAGGATCGTGCTCGATTCGGTCTCTCTCGAAGTGAGGGAGCGAGAACTCCTTTCCATCGTGGGGCGCACTGGTTCGGGTAAAACCACGCTCGGTCTCGTGATGGCGGGGTTACTGTCACCGGCGCGTGGGAGGATGACCATCGAAGACGCATCTGTCGGCGGCTCTACGGTTGCCCGCGAAGGTATTACTGACGATGCGTCGATCGCGATCCCTGCGACAACGGGCGGGAGAAACACAAGAACGCCGAGACGCAAGCCGACCGCGAAACGTGGGGCAGAGGGTGTAGATGTAGTCATGGTCTTTCAATTCCCCGAGTCCCAGTTTTTCGAAGAGAGTGTCCTCGGCGAATTGGCCTTCGGCCCGTCGAGACTCGGTCTTACGGGCGAAGCGATTCAGAGGAGAGCAGTCTCGGCCATGCAAAAAGTGAGGTTGGACTTCCACGCGCTTTCAACGCGTTCGCCCCTGAGCCTCAGCGACGGGGAGAAAAGGAAAGTCGCAATAGCCTCTGCGCTGACATGCGGGCCACGCTTTCTCATATTGGATGAACCCACCGTCTCGTTGGATTGGGAGGCAGCC
This Candidatus Eisenbacteria bacterium DNA region includes the following protein-coding sequences:
- a CDS encoding ATP-binding cassette domain-containing protein produces the protein MIELSAVSYAYPGQPSTALREVSLTVRQGETLCVIGRNASGKSTLCRIAAGILKAGAGFVRIDGLPAGEEGTRLEIRRRVGFLQQDPESQFVSVTVEREIASGPENLGLSVAETRTIVEELLSFFGLTELRKRPPHALSGGQMQKVLLASLLAMRPKHLILDEPTSYLDPLERICVAKELKRVSDVTGTSVVWVTQFLREALASPRVIAIERGGVCFDGSPSQFVGRRDVHATLGIRNLERFLPSASPPPWVDSSRVRATPPVPGDVDAQ
- the larC gene encoding nickel pincer cofactor biosynthesis protein LarC; amino-acid sequence: MRLAYLDCFSGISGDMFVAAFLDAGVELEELRSFLECLPVGGWKVSATKTKRGHFAATMFRVSVEEAKKERRLSEILELIDRSSLPPRVKENSSKVFLKLAEAESTVHGVQPEEVHFHEVGAIDSIVDIVGAASCLHLAGIDRMYVSTLSLGKGGTNAQHGLIPLPAPATSVLLLGHSVRMIDIEAELVTPTGAAIVSSLGEQGDVPVPFRLECIGCGAGSNEFESLPNVLRVFVGSCEGLSFERGFVQVLETTIDDMNPQLYEFLRERLLELGALDVFLTAVHMKKGRPGVLVTVLCEPGLSTKLGEEILRQTTTLGLRLSTQTRMELARDVEEVSTAYGTIRMKVPAAYPDRASPEYDDCYRAARTHGVPLIAVHEAAKTAWSRRSPA
- a CDS encoding ATP-binding cassette domain-containing protein: MKLVMDNVQFSYDRGSPAERIVLDSVSLEVRERELLSIVGRTGSGKTTLGLVMAGLLSPARGRMTIEDASVGGSTVAREGITDDASIAIPATTGGRNTRTPRRKPTAKRGAEGVDVVMVFQFPESQFFEESVLGELAFGPSRLGLTGEAIQRRAVSAMQKVRLDFHALSTRSPLSLSDGEKRKVAIASALTCGPRFLILDEPTVSLDWEAAVHTFEVLRELTQSGVSVIVMTHEVEDVLAYSDRIAVLTEGRLVALGRLSRDEIYRVLSRDEAPTSGGSLTSRGRKS